One Mycobacteroides abscessus ATCC 19977 genomic window carries:
- the glgP gene encoding alpha-glucan family phosphorylase: MKALRRFTVRAHLPERLAALGELSNNLRWSWHQPTRDLFADIDHQLWEQTNHDPVAVMGSVPAQRLDELAADDGFVDRVAALAGDLHDYLSRPMWYQRQQERNDEEGDEGGALPAAIAYFSMEFGVSEVLPNYSGGLGILAGDHLKAASDLGLPLVAVGLHYRSGYFRQSLTADGWQTEQYPLIDPAGLPLRLLAHEDGTPILITVPMPQDRVLSARIWIAQVGRIPLLLLDSDIAENDRELRYVTDRLYGGDQDHRIKQEILAGIGGVRAIRAYVASSASGPDAPSPEVFHTNEGHAGFLGLERIREYIGQQGLDVETALTVVRSSTVFTTHTPVPAGIDRFPVDLVRRYFGESGDSTLLPGVPVDRIIALGAEDDPSTFNMAHMGLRLAQRANGVSLLHGQVSRSMFNGLWPSFDAAEVPIGSITNGVHAPTWAAPQWLELGQQLVGAEAFNDASGWERIHEVDPGHIWWIRSQLREQLIQDVRRRIRASWLQRGAAEAELGWVDSAFDPGVLTIGFARRVPTYKRLTLMLRNPDRLRELLLDEQHPVQLIVAGKSHPADDGGKGLIQQIVRFADQADVRHRITFLPDYDMSMARYLYFGCDVWLNNPLRPLEACGTSGMKSALNGGLNLSIRDGWWDEWYDGENGWEIPTAEGVTDDHRRDDLEAAALYELLEQKVAPKFYERDEHGTPQRWVEMVRHTLEKLGPKVLASRMVRDYTVGYYAPAAKSLRATVGADGSFAPAKELARYRERVQQVWPSLVITEVDSSGLPDTPLLGSPLTLTASVQLAGLAPAEVAVQAVIGRVDLDDKLSDSEIVPMVHTGSRGDGVETFSTTTTLPVSGSVGYTVRVLPHHPLLASDSELGLAVLAASDLEH; this comes from the coding sequence GTGAAAGCCCTACGTCGATTCACGGTTCGAGCCCATCTTCCGGAGCGGTTGGCGGCGCTGGGTGAGTTGTCCAACAACCTGCGCTGGTCCTGGCACCAGCCCACCCGGGATCTCTTCGCCGATATAGATCACCAGCTCTGGGAGCAGACCAACCACGACCCCGTCGCGGTGATGGGGTCGGTACCGGCGCAGCGGCTCGATGAGCTGGCCGCCGATGACGGCTTTGTCGACAGGGTGGCGGCCCTCGCAGGAGATCTACACGACTATCTCAGTAGGCCGATGTGGTACCAGCGCCAGCAGGAGCGCAACGACGAGGAGGGCGATGAGGGCGGAGCATTACCCGCGGCGATCGCATATTTCTCGATGGAGTTCGGCGTCTCCGAGGTGTTACCGAACTACTCCGGTGGTTTGGGCATCCTCGCCGGCGATCACCTCAAGGCCGCGTCCGATCTGGGTCTGCCGCTCGTCGCGGTGGGGCTGCACTACCGGTCCGGCTACTTCCGGCAGTCGCTGACCGCCGATGGCTGGCAGACCGAGCAGTACCCGCTCATCGACCCCGCCGGCCTGCCCTTGCGGTTGCTGGCGCATGAGGATGGCACCCCCATCCTGATCACGGTCCCGATGCCGCAGGACCGGGTGCTCTCGGCCCGCATCTGGATTGCCCAGGTGGGCCGGATTCCCTTGCTGCTCTTGGATTCCGACATCGCCGAGAACGACCGGGAGCTGCGTTACGTCACCGACCGGCTGTACGGCGGTGATCAGGATCACCGCATCAAACAGGAGATCCTGGCCGGTATCGGTGGCGTGCGTGCCATCCGCGCATATGTCGCGTCGAGTGCTTCTGGGCCGGATGCGCCGTCACCCGAGGTGTTTCACACCAACGAAGGGCATGCGGGATTCCTGGGGCTGGAGCGCATCCGGGAATACATCGGACAGCAGGGGCTGGATGTCGAAACGGCCTTGACCGTGGTGCGATCCAGTACCGTATTCACCACGCACACACCGGTTCCGGCGGGCATCGACCGATTCCCCGTGGACCTGGTGCGCCGGTACTTCGGGGAATCCGGAGATTCCACCTTGCTGCCCGGCGTGCCGGTGGATCGCATCATCGCGCTGGGCGCGGAGGATGATCCCTCCACCTTCAACATGGCCCACATGGGACTGCGACTGGCCCAGCGTGCCAACGGCGTATCACTGCTGCACGGCCAGGTGAGCCGGTCGATGTTCAACGGCCTCTGGCCGTCCTTCGATGCCGCGGAGGTTCCCATCGGCTCGATCACCAATGGTGTCCACGCGCCCACGTGGGCGGCGCCACAATGGCTGGAGCTCGGCCAACAACTGGTCGGTGCCGAGGCGTTCAACGACGCCAGCGGATGGGAGCGGATCCACGAAGTCGATCCCGGGCACATCTGGTGGATCCGGTCGCAGCTGCGCGAGCAGCTGATTCAGGATGTGCGTCGGCGGATACGGGCATCGTGGCTGCAACGCGGTGCCGCCGAGGCCGAATTGGGTTGGGTGGATAGCGCCTTCGACCCGGGAGTGCTGACCATCGGCTTCGCGCGCCGGGTGCCCACGTACAAGCGGCTCACGCTGATGCTGCGCAATCCGGACCGGCTGCGTGAGCTGCTTCTCGATGAGCAGCATCCGGTGCAGCTCATCGTGGCCGGCAAGTCGCATCCCGCCGATGACGGCGGCAAGGGACTCATCCAACAGATCGTGAGATTCGCCGATCAAGCCGATGTGCGGCATCGCATCACTTTCCTGCCGGACTACGACATGTCGATGGCCCGGTATCTGTACTTCGGCTGCGATGTGTGGCTGAACAATCCGTTGCGTCCGCTGGAGGCGTGCGGAACTTCCGGGATGAAGAGCGCACTCAACGGCGGACTCAACCTGTCCATTCGCGATGGCTGGTGGGACGAGTGGTACGACGGCGAGAACGGCTGGGAAATACCGACCGCCGAGGGTGTAACCGACGACCACCGCCGTGACGATCTGGAGGCCGCCGCACTGTACGAGCTGCTCGAACAGAAGGTGGCGCCCAAGTTCTACGAACGCGATGAGCACGGTACGCCACAGCGGTGGGTCGAGATGGTTCGCCACACGCTGGAGAAGCTGGGACCGAAGGTGCTGGCATCCAGGATGGTTCGCGATTACACCGTCGGTTACTACGCTCCTGCGGCCAAGTCGCTGCGCGCCACGGTCGGGGCTGACGGCTCGTTTGCCCCGGCTAAGGAACTGGCGCGTTATCGCGAACGGGTGCAACAGGTCTGGCCGTCCCTGGTCATCACCGAGGTTGACAGTTCGGGCTTGCCGGACACCCCATTGCTGGGATCGCCGCTGACGCTCACCGCCTCGGTGCAGCTCGCCGGGCTGGCGCCCGCGGAGGTCGCGGTGCAAGCCGTCATCGGGCGCGTCGACCTTGACGACAAGCTCTCCGATTCGGAGATCGTGCCGATGGTGCACACCGGAAGCCGCGGCGACGGCGTGGAGACTTTCTCCACCACCACAACGTTGCCGGTCTCGGGGTCCGTGGGCTACACGGTCCGGGTACTGCCGCATCACCCGCTGTTGGCAAGCGACAGCGAGCTGGGCCTGGCCGTGTTGGCCGCCAGCGACCTGGAGCACTAG
- a CDS encoding alpha-1,4-glucan--maltose-1-phosphate maltosyltransferase, producing MTGRIGIDDVAPVIAGGRYPAKAVVGEVVPVAATVWREGHDAVAATLVVRCLGPSYPQLAEGPLRRISAPRDRDKNAARIKPVHIPMQPGGALDRFHANFVPDREGLWTFRVDGWGDPVATWRHNVAAKLEAGQGAAELANDLEIGARLFERAATGVPRKRRQPLLDSADALRTDNDPGVRFQHALSVEALGLLDEFPLRDLLTRGTQYGIWVDRTRALYGAWYELFPRSTGGVGPDGRPMHGTLATAAADLARVAAMGFDVVYLPPIHPIGEVNRKGRNNNPISEPGEVGSPWAIGSVAGGHDAIHPELGTLKDFDRFIATAQKLGLEVALDLALQCAPDHPWVRAHPEWFTELPDGTIAYAENPPKKYQDIYPLNFDTDPAGLYTEVLRVVQHWISHGVKIFRVDNPHTKPPDFWQWLIGEVKAADPDVLFLSEAFTRPARLYGLARLGFTQSYTYFTWRTGKSEIADFGREIAAQADQARPNLFVNTPDILHASLQHGGPGMFAIRAVLAGTLSPTWGVYSGYELYEHVPLRDGSEEYLDSEKYQLRPRDYKGAAARGESLEPFITRLNEIRRLHPALHQLRNITFHHVENDALLAYSKFDPVTGDAVLVVVNLNPFGPEDGTLWVDLPALGLDWHETFWVRDELTGEQYRWGQANYVRLDPPKAVAHILNLPQVREPVRTQLVYRP from the coding sequence GTGACCGGACGCATAGGCATCGACGATGTCGCCCCCGTGATCGCGGGTGGACGCTATCCGGCCAAGGCCGTCGTCGGCGAGGTTGTGCCGGTGGCGGCGACCGTCTGGCGGGAAGGCCATGACGCCGTCGCCGCAACCCTGGTGGTGCGATGCCTCGGACCCAGCTACCCCCAGCTCGCCGAGGGACCGCTGCGCCGCATATCGGCCCCTCGCGACAGGGACAAGAACGCGGCACGCATCAAGCCGGTGCATATCCCGATGCAGCCGGGCGGGGCGCTCGACCGGTTTCACGCGAACTTCGTGCCGGACCGCGAGGGACTGTGGACCTTCCGGGTCGACGGGTGGGGTGATCCGGTCGCTACCTGGCGCCACAACGTCGCCGCCAAGTTGGAAGCCGGCCAGGGTGCCGCCGAATTGGCCAACGATCTGGAGATCGGTGCGCGATTGTTCGAGCGGGCCGCCACCGGCGTGCCACGCAAGCGGCGCCAGCCACTGCTGGATTCCGCGGACGCACTGCGCACCGACAACGATCCGGGCGTACGTTTTCAGCACGCGCTGTCCGTGGAGGCGCTCGGGCTGCTCGACGAATTCCCGCTGCGCGATTTGCTCACCCGGGGCACCCAGTACGGCATCTGGGTGGACCGCACCCGCGCACTGTACGGCGCGTGGTACGAGCTGTTCCCGCGTTCCACCGGTGGCGTCGGACCGGACGGACGCCCGATGCACGGCACCCTGGCGACCGCCGCCGCAGATCTGGCCCGCGTCGCTGCCATGGGATTCGACGTGGTGTACCTGCCGCCGATTCATCCAATCGGCGAGGTAAACCGCAAGGGCCGCAACAATAATCCGATCTCCGAACCCGGCGAGGTGGGCTCACCGTGGGCGATCGGCAGCGTCGCCGGTGGTCACGACGCCATCCATCCCGAGCTCGGCACCCTCAAGGACTTCGATCGGTTCATCGCCACCGCACAGAAGCTGGGTCTGGAGGTTGCGCTGGACCTCGCATTGCAGTGCGCACCCGATCACCCGTGGGTGCGCGCGCATCCCGAGTGGTTCACCGAGCTTCCCGACGGGACCATCGCCTACGCGGAGAACCCTCCGAAGAAGTACCAGGACATCTACCCGCTGAACTTCGACACAGATCCGGCGGGCCTCTACACCGAGGTACTGCGGGTGGTTCAGCACTGGATTTCCCACGGCGTCAAGATATTCCGGGTGGACAACCCTCATACCAAGCCACCCGACTTCTGGCAGTGGCTGATCGGCGAGGTCAAAGCCGCCGACCCCGACGTCCTCTTCCTCTCGGAGGCCTTCACACGCCCGGCCCGGCTCTACGGGCTGGCGCGGCTTGGCTTCACCCAGTCGTATACCTACTTCACCTGGCGCACCGGAAAATCCGAGATCGCCGACTTCGGACGGGAAATCGCCGCACAGGCCGACCAGGCGCGCCCGAATCTCTTCGTAAACACCCCGGACATCCTGCACGCCAGCTTGCAGCACGGCGGTCCGGGCATGTTCGCCATCCGCGCGGTCCTGGCCGGCACCCTGAGCCCCACCTGGGGCGTGTACTCCGGATACGAACTCTACGAACATGTTCCCCTGCGTGACGGCAGCGAGGAATACCTCGACTCGGAGAAGTATCAGCTGCGGCCTCGTGACTACAAGGGGGCCGCGGCGCGTGGCGAGTCATTGGAGCCGTTCATCACCCGGCTCAACGAGATCCGGCGATTGCACCCCGCTCTGCACCAGCTGCGCAACATCACCTTCCACCATGTCGAGAATGACGCGCTGCTCGCGTACTCCAAGTTCGATCCGGTCACCGGTGACGCGGTTCTGGTCGTCGTGAACCTCAACCCGTTCGGCCCCGAGGACGGCACCCTCTGGGTTGACCTGCCCGCGCTCGGCCTCGACTGGCACGAGACCTTTTGGGTACGTGATGAGCTCACCGGTGAGCAATACCGCTGGGGCCAAGCCAACTACGTGCGGCTCGATCCGCCCAAGGCCGTAGCGCACATCCTCAACCTGCCGCAGGTTCGCGAACCCGTACGAACGCAGCTGGTGTACCGCCCGTGA